A segment of the Babesia microti strain RI chromosome II, complete genome genome:
TCCGTTATTATGCTAATTGAATGGGGACCTATTTAACCTGGTTATACCTTTGATAGAAGCCTTGGTCAAGAAATTTGTGTAGTGACTCATTAATTTGCATTCACCAACAAATGGACAACTACAAAAGCTTGCAACAGGCGCATATGTGATTAAGTGGTTTCCTGAGTTGAAAGAAAGGATTGGTAATTCTGAATTACTATTGGTTACCTTGGCTGTACTGCTTTTGTACCAGCTTGCCCTGGCCAATAACAGACCCTTCGCAATTACCCCCAACCTTCAGCGCTACAACACTGTACATGGGAGACTGGCCTGGATTGCTGCCCAGTGGAAGAGACACTAGGTAATCCAAAAGCCAACGATCTCCTTGAGCCAGCAATGGTACTGATACAGGGCTTATGAAGCCTGCATTGATCAATTATTACCCAAGTAGGTGATAATTCCAACATGCTCCAAGGGGTCTTCTTTGTATTTTAGACATATATTAAAGgtgtatgtatttatacTCTGGTCCAAGTAATACTCAAATCCATCCCTCTTCAGCGGTATTAGTGATTCATTTGTTGAGCAACTTTGAATGATCACTGGCTGTATATAAACCGTGTAATTAGCGATGCTGTCTTCAAACTGAAAAAAATCTGATATTTTACAAAGCATTTCTTTGGGCAGGGGACATTCGAAAACCTTAATAGAGGTAACTTAATTCACACGGCCTTACGATGGCATGATTgtattgtaaattgtagCACTGCAAATGCCTGAGTAAATGAAagtaaattcatcaaatatcgctaaaattagttaatgtgtataaaattaatatgatTAATCATGTCTAGTGTTGTGGTTGTGAAGTGTCGAGGTGAATCTAGGAATCTTGGGTCATCATCTAGTGCACGGTATGCAATTAACTATGCCAGTGCGACAACTGGCTAGATGCAGGTGGATCTTATCCCAATTGCCCATACTAAATGACAAAACTCTCTATAATATTGGTGTCTATCGCAGTAGTAAACTAAATACCAAAAGATTCATAGGTACTAGAAATATATTGCATAGAGATACCGATGAAATTGCTAAGGTAATTTGACCCATAATTAGACAAATGCTAGCATATCCAACTGCATGTTCGAAGAGCTCAAACTTTCGGCTAAAATAACAGGCAATGAGACTCTTGACACCGAGTTAGACACGCTTACTCATATTGACGAAAGGAAGTGGGACTTCCTGGACACTATAGAGATAGTTGTTA
Coding sequences within it:
- a CDS encoding mitochondrial ACP precursor, putative (overlaps_old_locusTagID:BBM_II01455) encodes the protein MPVRQLARCRWILSQLPILNDKTLYNIGVYRSSKLNTKRFIGTRNILHRDTDEIAKTNASISNCMFEELKLSAKITGNETLDTELDTLTHIDERKWDFLDTIEIVVKLEEKFGVALNDSVCNNIKTLKDLVDSFEKELANK